A window of Solanum stenotomum isolate F172 chromosome 3, ASM1918654v1, whole genome shotgun sequence contains these coding sequences:
- the LOC125859459 gene encoding protein phosphatase 2C 37-like has translation MSFGETKTVTPTEPSTEAARRRRMEIHQFRFVASDMAVAPPTSMENGGRKRQKLEKTVSVKSYDSKEKKRFKLERIVSLPLSLPCTSEIEMGEKKVAENKETETNALDLTESASISLNIERQGVSDCPKFGMTSVCGRRRDMEDTVSIYPSFLQDKHEKSSNLHFFGLYDGHGCSHAAMKCKDRMHEIVKNEVESAGEATWKEMMSQSFSKMDKEVVEYSKGAGGTQTVDCRCELQTPQCDAVGSTAVVAVLTPNKIVVSNCGDSRAVLCRNGVPIPLSTDHKPDRPDELNRIEEAGGRVIYWDGARVLGVLAMSRAIGDSYLKPYVTSEPEVTITERTVEDECLILASDGLWDVVSNETACGVARMCLRSGKNSDQACTDASILLTRLALARHSSDNVSVVVVDLKRGL, from the exons ATGTCTTTTGGTGAGACTAAAACTGTAACTCCAACTGAACCGAGTACGGAAGCTGCAAGAAGGAGACGCATGGAAATTCATCAGTTTCGATTTGTTGCCAGCGATATGGCGGTGGCTCCACCGACTAGTATGGAGAATGGAGGAAGGAAGAGACAGAAATTGGAGAAAACTGTGTCGGTAAAAAGCTATGATAGTAAAGAGAAGAAGCGATTCAAGTTGGAAAGAATTGTTTCCCTGCCACTATCGCTGCCGTGCACAAGTGAAATTGAGATGGGTGAAAAGAAGGTAGCAGAGAATAAAGAAACCGAAACGAACGCTTTGGATTTGACGGAATCTGCTTCTATATCGTTGAATATTGAACGCCAGGGAGTATCCGACTGTCCAAAATTCGGGATGACATCTGTATGTGGAAGGAGAAGAGATATGGAAGATACGGTGTCGATCTACCCGTCGTTTCTTCAGGATAAACATGAAAAGTCCAGCAACTTACATTTCTTCGGTCTCTACGACGGCCACGGCTGCTCTCAT GCGGCGATGAAATGTAAAGATAGAATGCATGAGATAGTGAAGAACGAGGTTGAGAGCGCAGGGGAAGCTACATGGAAAGAGATGATGAGTCAGAGCTTCTCAAAAATGGACAAAGAAGTCGTTGAATATTCGAAAGGAGCTGGAGGCACACAGACTGTGGATTGTAGATGCGAACTTCAGACGCCGCAGTGCGATGCTGTTGGATCCACTGCTGTTGTGGCCGTCCTAACTCCAAACAAAATCGTCGTGTCCAACTGCGGTGATTCTCGCGCTGTGCTCTGCAGAAACGGTGTCCCAATTCCTCTGTCCACTGACCACAAG CCTGATCGACCCGATGAACTCAATCGGATTGAAGAAGCTGGCGGTCGTGTAATCTATTGGGATGGTGCAAGAGTTCTTGGAGTTTTGGCTATGTCTCGAGCAATCG GTGACAGTTACTTAAAACCATATGTTACATCTGAACCGGAGGTGACCATAACGGAGAGAACAGTAGAAGATGAGTGTTTGATATTAGCGAGCGACGGGCTATGGGATGTTGTCTCAAACGAGACAGCATGTGGTGTAGCTCGCATGTGCTTGCGATCTGGGAAGAACTCCGACCAGGCTTGCACTGATGCGTCAATCCTCTTGACAAGGCTGGCTTTGGCTCGGCACAGTTCGGATAATGTTAGCGTTGTCGTCGTTGATTTGAAAAGGGGTCTATAA
- the LOC125859463 gene encoding uncharacterized protein LOC125859463, with translation MVSNGGGNSGSKIRWGELEEDDAEDLDFLLPPKQIIGPDEHGIKKIIEYKFNDDGNKVKITTTTRVRKLANACLSKRAIERRTWPKFSDAVHEDVGSRLTMVSTEEILLERPRAPGSKAEDSKAVGDSMAQLVKGGAVLMVCRTCGKKGDHWTSKCPFKDLAQPAEGFVDKPPVAEANMPGGAVKGAYVPPSLRAGAERPAGTEMRRRNEENSVRVTNLSEDTREPDLLELFRPFGPVSRVYVAIDQKTGDSRGFGFINFVNKEDAQRAIDKLNGYGYDNLILRVEWAAPRTN, from the exons ATGGTTTCTAATGGAGGCGGTAATTCAGGTAGCAAGATCAGATGGGGGGAGCTAGAGGAAGATGACGCTGAGGACCTCGATTTCCTTCTTCCACCAAAACAGATAATTGGACCAGATGAACAtggaattaaaaaaatcatagagTACAAATTCAATGACGATGGAAATAAGGTTAAGATCACTACAACCACCCGCGTTCGAAAGCTTGCCAACGCTTGTCTCAGCAAACGGGCTATTGAACGTCGGACTTGGCCTAAATTCAGTGACGCTGTTCATGAGGATGTTGGAAGTAGACTCACCATGGTTTCTACTGAAGAGATCTTGCTTGAAAGACCCAGAGCCCCAG GTTCTAAAGCTGAAGACTCCAAAGCAGTAGGAGACTCAATGGCTCAGCTTGTTAAAGGAGGTGCTGTTCTAATGGTGTGCAGAACTTGTGGCAAGAAGGGTGATCACTGGACATCTAAGTGCCCTTTCAAGGATCTTGCTCAACCAGCTGAAGGTTTTGTTGACAAACCCCCAGTGGCAGAAGCAAATATGCCTGGTGGGGCTGTGAAGGGAGCTTATGTTCCACCAAGCTTGCGAGCAGGTGCTGAGAGACCTGCTGGAACAGAAATGAGACGTAGAAATGAAGAGAACTCGGTTCGTGTCACTAATCTCTCAGAAGACACTAGAGAACCTGACTTGCTTGAGCTTTTCAGGCCTTTTGGTCCAGTAAGTCGGGTCTATGTAGCTATAGACCAGAAGACTGGTGACAGCAGAGGTTTTGgatttattaattttgtaaacaaGGAGGATGCTCAGAGGGCCATCGACAAGCTTAATGGGTATGGATATGACAATCTAATTCTTCGCGTGGAGTGGGCTGCTCCCAGAACAAACTAG